A genomic stretch from Astatotilapia calliptera chromosome 4, fAstCal1.2, whole genome shotgun sequence includes:
- the psmd3 gene encoding 26S proteasome non-ATPase regulatory subunit 3 has product MKETAAKRRDKAGGRDRDSKAEKPKEPKEVGPEPQDVEMPEEEAANAAKQPKEQDSLTLDDIKEHVKQIEKAVSGKEPRFVLRALRALPSTSRRLNTNVLHKAICGFFTNNATTRDFLLGFLEEPMEMADGDVQFRPRTGKAAAAPLLPEVEAYLQLLLVVHLTNNKRYTEAQKVSDDLLQKIVSKNRRALDLVAAKCYYYHARVYEFQNQLDIIRSFLHTRLRTATLRHDADGQAVLLNLLLRNYLHFNLYDQAEKLVSKSVFPELANNNEWARYLYYTGRIKAIQLEYSEARRTLTNALRKAPQHTAVGFKQTVHKLLIVVELLLGEIPDRLQFRQPSLKRSLMPYFLLTQAVRTGNLAKFNQVLEQFGEKFQADGTYTLIIRLRHNVIKTGVRMISLSYSRISLADIAQKLQLDSPEDAEFIVAKAIRDGVIEASINHEKGFVQSKETMDIYGTREPQLAFHQRISFCLDIHNMSVKAMRFPPKAYNKDLESAEERREREQQDLEFAKEMAEDDDDSFP; this is encoded by the exons ATGAAGGAGACCGCGGCCAAACGACGCGACAAGGCGGGAGGCCGGGACCGGGACTCGAAGGCAGAGAAGCCAAAGGAGCCGAAGGAGGTGGGCCCAGAGCCGCAGGACGTGGAGATGCCTGAAGAGGAGGCGGCTAATGCGGCCAAACAGCCGAAGGAGCAGGACAGCCTGACCCTGGACG ataTTAAGGAGCACGTGAAGCAGATCGAGAAGGCCGTGTCGGGGAAGGAGCCTCGCTTCGTGCTCCGCGCTCTGCGGGCGCTGCCGTCCACCAGCCGCCGCCTCAACACCAACGTGCTCCACAAAGCCATCTGTGGCTTCTTCACCAACAACGCCACCACCCGAGACTTCCTGCTGGGCTTCCTGGAGGAG ccGATGGAGATGGCCGACGGAGACGTTCAGTTTCGTCCTCGCACGGGGAAGGCGGCGGCAGCTCCTCTGCTGCCAGAGGTGGAGGCGtacctgcagctgctgctggtggttcaCCTGACCAACAACAAGAGATACACTGAG GCGCAGAAAGTGTCGGACGACCTGCTGCAGAAGATCGTCTCCAAGAACCGCCGCGCTCTCGACCTGGTCGCCGCCAAGTGCTACTATTACCACGCCCGAGTGTACGAGTTCCAGAACCAGCTTGACATCATCCGCAG CTTCCTGCACACCCGCCTGCGCACGGCGACCCTGCGGCACGACGCCGACGGGCAGGCGGTGCTGCTGAACCTGCTGCTGAGGAACTACCTGCACTTCAACCTGTACGACCAGGCCGAGAAGCTCGTGTCCAAGTCCGTGTTCCCCGAGCTCGCCAACAACAACGAGTGGGCGCGATACCTCTACTACACAG GTCGTATTAAAGCCATCCAGCTGGAGTACTCGGAGGCTCGCAGGACTCTGACCAACGCTCTGAGGAAGGCTCCACAGCACACCGCCGTGGGCTTCAAACAGAcg GTCCACAAGCTGCTGATCgtggtggagctgctgctgggaGAGATTCCCGACCGCCTGCAGTTCAGACAGCCGTCACTCAAACGCTCCCTGATGCCCTACTTCCTGCTCACACAGG ctgtgagGACAGGTAACCTGGCCAAGTTTAACCAGGTGTTGGAGCAGTTTGGAGAGAAGTTTCAGGCCGACGGGACGTACACGCTCATCATCCGCCTCAGACACAACGTCATCAAGACCG gtgtgcgTATGATCAGCCTCTCGTACTCTCGGATCTCCCTCGCCGACATCGCTCAGAAGCTGCAGCTCGACAGTCCCGAGGACGCCGAGTTCATCGTTGCCAAG GCGATCCGTGACGGCGTGATCGAGGCCAGCATCAACCACGAGAAAGGCTTCGTCCAGTCCAAGGAGACCATGGACATCTACGGGACCCGGGAGCCTCAGCTGGCGTTCCACCAGAGGATCTCCTTCTGCCTCGACATCCACAACATGTCGGTCAAG GCCATGAGGTTTCCTCCCAAAGCGTACAACAAGGACCTGGAGTCTGCAGAG GAGCGTCGGGAACGCGAGCAGCAGGATCTGGAGTTTGCTAAAGAAATGGCTGAAGATGACGATGACAGCTTCCCATGA
- the LOC113020114 gene encoding leucine-rich repeat-containing protein 3-like, producing MSHAKHLLPMPSTVVDVSLQRMPRLLFLLLLVLTSLSLVSATSPLTVALWRRGNRVSTISACHRLETADGGLTVRCSGLRLTQVPIGLPNRTTRLFLNKNLLTSLAADTFSSLFLLDELDLSHNQLSSLEDGCFRGLDSLTFLDLSYNRLSTLELPVLGGLQIEANLTHNPWHCDCRMEMSMPQLDLDPTSLAEVVCATSDLPNLGAVGIPLVVLMEDWDLCLSVRRTTDVVTLVTMFLWLFMLICYLAYYIRQNQAVTRRNLEYLKLLESKNPYKPKKTTS from the exons ATGTCCCACGCCAAGCACCTGCTGCCGATGCCTTCCACTGTGGTGGATGTTTCACTGCAGAGGATGCCCCgcctcctttttcttcttcttctggtgtTGACGTCACTCAGCCTGGTGTCGGCCACATCACCGCTCACTGTGGCATTGTGGCGTCGTGGCAACCGAGTCTCCACTATCAGCGCCTGCCACCGACTGGAGACAGCAGACGGAGGACTGACGGTCCGCTGCAGTGGACTCAGACTGacccag GTACCCATCGGCCTGCCGAACCGCACCACTCGTCTGTTTCTGAATAAAAACCTGCTGACCTCTCTGGCGGCCGACACGTTCTCCAGTCTGTTCCTGCTCGATGAGCTCGACCTGTCACATAACCAG CTCTCCTCACTTGAAGACGGTTGTTTCCGTGGGTTGGACTCGCTTACTTTCTTGGACCTGTCATACAACCGCCTGTCCACGCTGGAGCTGCCGGTGCTCGGCGGTCTGCAGATTGAGGCCAACCTCACACATAACCCCTGGCACTGTGACTGCAGGATGGAG atGTCCATGCCTCAGTTGGATCTGGACCCGACCTCACTAGCAGAAGTTGTCTGTGCAACCTCTGATCTCCCAAACCTCG GAGCTGTCGGGATACCACTGGTTGTGCTGATGGAGGACTGGgatctgtgtttgtctgtgaggAGAACCACTGATGTGGTGACACTCGTCACCATGTTCCTCTGGCTCTTCATGCTCATCTGCTACCTGGCCTACTACATCCGCCAGAACCAGGCGGTCACACGCCGAAACCTGGAGTACCTGAAGTTACTGGAGAGCAAAAATCCTTATAAACCCAAAAAGACAACTTCATGA